A segment of the Nitrospirota bacterium genome:
TCATCCAAAATTTAGTATAACATCTGAATAAGAGAAAATACATACGAGAAAAGGAGTGTTTCCGGAGAGTGCCTTAGAGGTGTTTGTTACCTCTCTTAGCTTTTAACTCATCCACTCTGTCCTTATCAAGGAAACCGGCGCCAAGTTCCATAGAGCTTGCAGAACCTGCACAGGCTCCTGAAATTAAAGCATCTTCTATGGTCTCACCCTCGGTTAAAGAAAGTGCAAACCCTGCAGTAAAACTGTCGCCACAGCCTAACGCATTGACAGCTTTGACCTCGGGCGGCATAACCGTGTAGAGTTTCCCCTCTGATGCAGCATGTATAGCCCTGTCACCGTCTGTTACTATGCTTAAAAACACGCCTGTTTTGTTTATTTTACTTAGTCCGGTTAGTATCCTGTCGTCAGAGGGAGGGCTCTTTCCTGAAATCGCCATCAGTTCGTCTCTGTTTATCTTTATGACATGCGGAGAGGCAGCCAGAGCCTTCTTAAGAGGCTCTCCGCTTGTATCCAGTATCACGGTGGCTTGATTTTGTCTGGCAAGAAGAATTAAATCAAAAAATATGTCCTCGCCAAACCCGATAGCTGCCGAGCCGCTTATGATTACCGTATCACCGGCACTGACAGTTTCACTAAATAAGGCTTTAAAATCGCTAATTTCCGATGCGGTTATATTAGGGCCTGTTTCGTTTATTACAGTCTCTGACATTTCGCTTATAATGGACAAACACATGCGGGAATTTTCTGCTATCTTAACGTATCTTAGACTTAGCCCCTCCTCAGAGGCCATGTCGCGGATTTGTTTCCCTGCGCCGCCACCAAGGATTGTCAGTGAGACTGTGTCTTTGCCAAGGGATTTTAATGCCCTTGACACATTTATACCCTTACCGCCGGCATACTTTCTCAGCACCACTGCCCGATTCATTGTGCCGGTTTGAAAGTTTGAGATCCTGAGTATCTTATCCACCGCCGGATTAAGAGTTACCGTTATAATCATATTAGGCCTTATCTCCCCCTCATCTTTGCTACATACGTTGTTTGTATTTGTTTTCCTTAAAAAGTATTATAAACTTTGTACCGTTAATTCGCTCAATTTTAATCTGCCCCTGTAGTTGATTTTGCACTATAGAGTAAACTAACTGAAGACCGAGTGATTTAGATTCATCAATATCATACTCCTGCGGCAAACCCGCTCCGTTGTCCCATATTAATAATTCGTAACTGTCACTGCTGTGGCCAGAGGGATGGAGGGAAATGCCGATTTCTCTTTCAGGCAGTTTGGATTCTGCAGAGGAAATATCAGGAAACGCATATTTTATGGAGTTTGAAAGAAGCTCATTTATGACAAGACCGCAGGAAATAACCGTGTCTATGATAAAGGTTATTGACGGGATGTCCAATTTCAGGTTGATTTTCTGTTCACTGATCCCGTATGATCTGAAAAGCCCCATAGCAAGATTTCTGACATAGTCGCTAAAATCTATTTTAGACAATGTGTCGGACTGGTATAGTTTCTCATGCACTAAAGACATTGCTTTTATACGGTTTTTTGTTTCGGTAAAGATGTCAATATCTTTTTGATCTTTAAGGTAACGGTTCTGAAGGTTAAGCAGGCTTGTGATGATTTGCATGTTATTTTTAACACGATGGTGAATTTCACGAAGGAGCACTTCTTTTTCATGCAAGGAGGCTGATATCTGATTCTCCATACGCTTTCTGTCGGTAATGTCTCTGACTATGGCAACGTAAAACCTGTTATTCTTAATTTTCCATGAGGCGATGGAAACATCACAGGGAAACTCAGTCCCATCTTTTCTGTGTCCTTCAAATTCCAGCCTCTTACCGGCAAAGTATGAATCCCCAAGTAGTTGCAGCATCTGAACTGCCCTCTTATACGTATCATGAAGTCTTGACGGGATCAGCTCCGTAGCGGATTTTCCTGTTAAGTCAGCCTCTTTGTAACCAAATATTGCTTCTGCCCCGCGGTTAAATGAAATAATCACTCCGTTGTCATCGGTTGAAATAATCCCGTCCTGCACTGAGTGAATGATAGAACGATACTTAGTCTCAGACTCAATCAGAACCTCATCAGCGCGTCTTCGTTCATTAATCTCGATGGTTAGC
Coding sequences within it:
- a CDS encoding 1-phosphofructokinase family hexose kinase; translation: MIITVTLNPAVDKILRISNFQTGTMNRAVVLRKYAGGKGINVSRALKSLGKDTVSLTILGGGAGKQIRDMASEEGLSLRYVKIAENSRMCLSIISEMSETVINETGPNITASEISDFKALFSETVSAGDTVIISGSAAIGFGEDIFFDLILLARQNQATVILDTSGEPLKKALAASPHVIKINRDELMAISGKSPPSDDRILTGLSKINKTGVFLSIVTDGDRAIHAASEGKLYTVMPPEVKAVNALGCGDSFTAGFALSLTEGETIEDALISGACAGSASSMELGAGFLDKDRVDELKAKRGNKHL
- a CDS encoding DUF3365 domain-containing protein, yielding MENSITPGQTEPVGNEHSSEAYYAFIENRVYWLLPMLLCLIITVVSLNWNFSQLDSNFKSVATEDGRVIFQMVESTRLWNSRHGGVYAAINDMTTPNPYLEVENRDITTTDGMKLTLINPAYMTRQLSEIMMESNSIMFHITSLKPIRPQNSPDKWESEALKAFEGGATEKAEMFENAVFRYMAPLKVKESCLMCHQNQGYKVGDIRGGISVTVPVDVLYNAIKKQKITLTLLHMMMFLSVSALILFFMTKIRSQWLTLKLAKAEQDSVVGLRTREIRETNEQLTIEINERRRADEVLIESETKYRSIIHSVQDGIISTDDNGVIISFNRGAEAIFGYKEADLTGKSATELIPSRLHDTYKRAVQMLQLLGDSYFAGKRLEFEGHRKDGTEFPCDVSIASWKIKNNRFYVAIVRDITDRKRMENQISASLHEKEVLLREIHHRVKNNMQIITSLLNLQNRYLKDQKDIDIFTETKNRIKAMSLVHEKLYQSDTLSKIDFSDYVRNLAMGLFRSYGISEQKINLKLDIPSITFIIDTVISCGLVINELLSNSIKYAFPDISSAESKLPEREIGISLHPSGHSSDSYELLIWDNGAGLPQEYDIDESKSLGLQLVYSIVQNQLQGQIKIERINGTKFIILFKENKYKQRM